From Halomicrobium salinisoli, the proteins below share one genomic window:
- a CDS encoding TasA family protein: MGGPDDERDPIMSEKRIELTRRRVLGGIATIGAASAAAGAGTFAYFSDEETSSTTVSAGTLDLQTGSTNTLSFGKSDIVPGQNGSGSVDLQKSGSVAGDLSISVASVSSSEGTDSDAETNTSTSDGGELDDQLELALWIGTGGSSDTSFESGDIALRSDGNLSDTKTFGTASNYDGASWGNVVTDFSGPVTFNLEWKFPDGDTNNEAQGDDITVSFDFTLEQQQ, from the coding sequence TTGGGTGGGCCCGACGACGAACGGGATCCAATAATGTCAGAGAAACGTATAGAACTTACGCGGCGGAGAGTACTGGGTGGAATCGCGACGATCGGCGCGGCCAGCGCGGCCGCCGGCGCGGGGACGTTTGCCTACTTCAGCGACGAGGAGACCTCGTCCACGACTGTCTCCGCGGGGACGCTCGACCTACAGACCGGCAGTACGAATACTCTCTCCTTCGGCAAGTCCGACATCGTGCCGGGCCAGAACGGAAGCGGCAGCGTCGACCTCCAGAAATCGGGGTCGGTCGCGGGCGATCTGAGCATCAGTGTCGCCAGCGTCTCCAGCTCGGAGGGGACGGACTCCGACGCCGAGACGAACACCAGCACCAGTGACGGGGGCGAACTCGACGACCAGCTCGAACTGGCGCTGTGGATCGGCACGGGCGGCAGCAGCGACACCTCGTTCGAATCCGGCGATATCGCGCTACGCAGCGACGGCAACCTGTCGGATACGAAGACGTTCGGTACGGCCTCGAACTACGACGGTGCGAGCTGGGGCAACGTCGTCACCGACTTCAGTGGGCCAGTGACGTTCAACCTCGAGTGGAAATTCCCCGACGGCGACACGAACAACGAGGCGCAGGGGGACGACATCACCGTGTCGTTCGACTTCACTCTCGAACAGCAGCAGTGA
- a CDS encoding gamma carbonic anhydrase family protein: MDSREYAFEGTEPDRHGYAHVSREATLVGDVSVGANANVWPGVVLRGDVGPVEIGRESAVGDNAVLHASTIGERALVGHGAILNDATVEDGALVGFNSTVSDATIGAGSIVAMGTVVPPGYEVPPDSFVRGTPASVTPLSETDIDAEAVFEAFSSGDYANLADRHEDLFE, from the coding sequence ATGGACAGCCGCGAGTACGCGTTCGAGGGAACGGAACCGGACCGCCACGGCTACGCCCACGTCAGTCGCGAGGCGACGCTGGTGGGCGACGTCAGCGTCGGCGCCAACGCGAACGTCTGGCCGGGCGTGGTCCTGCGGGGCGACGTCGGACCGGTCGAGATCGGTCGCGAGAGCGCCGTCGGCGACAACGCCGTCCTGCACGCCTCGACCATCGGCGAGCGGGCGCTGGTCGGCCACGGCGCGATCCTCAACGACGCGACCGTCGAGGACGGCGCCCTGGTGGGTTTCAACTCGACGGTCAGCGACGCGACCATCGGCGCCGGCTCCATCGTCGCGATGGGGACCGTCGTCCCGCCCGGGTACGAGGTCCCGCCGGACTCGTTCGTCCGGGGGACGCCCGCCTCGGTGACGCCGCTCTCCGAGACCGACATCGACGCCGAGGCGGTCTTCGAGGCCTTCTCGTCGGGCGACTACGCCAACCTGGCCGACCGCCACGAGGACCTGTTCGAATAG